Proteins encoded together in one Rhipicephalus sanguineus isolate Rsan-2018 chromosome 9, BIME_Rsan_1.4, whole genome shotgun sequence window:
- the LOC119404552 gene encoding uncharacterized protein LOC119404552 — protein MRPEVGDCPFFRYWITVCCCFSAVVVVSVADPGSHADPGRGGGCEFPQRWRGVWFQKGAHPAISIERTQITFKGTCVQADGDMFLIEDRRERCFRCVAIYEKHENVLQYRETYCDEFDNLKEACHLLNVDAHLHSLFRVEASPVACPFRGPLTFTYNRGHGECRHPVSTVDSCSADWRILFRFQACADVHGTESSVEELTCLATWKEGSAYYLVGKMVQRKLHALPYSDGDSYRCFVYEHVGHQNSFRVSQSPDATCDGLVSASEGSRIMTLTKSRQPSAGCHFPPWSASGSRRWHSLDGRRSFVFGSRQMRVHRAQHSSGETQQPELRVTCIQELAQGTNASTLIGYSTSGCNNGYVCVAIHRRDSHVLEIQMGELSRTARDACAPPAFDPESQDFITLLALSAPFGGDGSALSHPCPALALTDGLRATGRASWKPDGCRDVLGCRRHSHLEFRAAGCGGEDQVSPAAATSPAAATPRALVASRTFQCHGGWQENGRNYLITGLKGSKDKFCFVFSEADKVTQLSGLHDTCRRTVLPGVTGNITFNISAAGDCDFQPSGAPSTSPAVSSMPLLLAALLCLWRWTQPR, from the exons ACCCGGGCCGAGGAGGAGGATGCGAGTTCCCTCAGCGCTGGCGGGGCGTCTGGTTTCAGAAGGGCGCCCACCCGGCCATCAGCATAGAGCGCACGCAGATCACATTCAAGGGAACCTGCGTCCAAGCTGACGGAGACATGTTCCTCATCGAAGACAG gagGGAGCGGTGTTTTCGTTGCGTTGCCATCTACGAGAAGCACGAAAATGTTCTTCAGTACAGAGAAA CGTACTGTGATGAATTCGACAACTTGAAGGAAGCCTGTCACTTGCTGAACGTCGACGCGCACCTGCATTCTTTGTTCAGGG TGGAAGCGTCTCCGGTGGCGTGTCCTTTCCGGGGCCCCCTGACGTTCACGTACAACCGTGGCCATGGCGAGTGCCGGCATCCAGTGTCCACGGTGGACTCCTGCTCCGCCGACTGGCGCATACTCTTCAGGTTCCAGGCCTGCGCCGACGTCCACGGTACTGAGAGCAGCG TGGAAGAGCTGACATGCCTGGCGACGTGGAAGGAAGGCTCGGCCTACTACCTCGTCGGCAAGATGGTCCAGAGGAAACTACACGCGTTGCCTTACTCGGACGGCGACAGCTACCGCTGCTTT GTGTACGAGCACGTGGGCCACCAGAACTCGTTCCGGGTGTCGCAGTCGCCTGATGCAACCTGCGACGGCCTCGTATCCGCCTCTGAGGGCTCACGCATCATGACGCTCACCAAGA GCCGGCAGCCGAGCGCGGGTTGCCACTTCCCGCCGTGGAGCGCGTCGGGTTCTCGTCGCTGGCACAGCCTGGACGGCCggcgcagcttcgtgttcggcTCGCGCCAGATGCGCGTCCATCGGGCGCAGCACTCCTCGGGCGAGACGCAGCAGCCCGAACTGCGCGTCACGTGCATCCAGGAGCTGGCACAGGGCACCAACGCCAGCACCCTCATTGGCTACAGCACATCCGGATG cAATAACGGCTACGTTTGTGTGGCCATTCATCGGAGAGACTCGCACGTATTGGAAATTCAAATGG GTGAGCTGAGCCGAACAGCGCGGGACGCCTGCGCGCCACCAGCGTTCGACCCAGAATCACAAGATTTCATCACGTTGCTGG CTTTGTCGGCGCCGTTCGGGGGCGACGGTTCGGCGTTGTCGCATCCGTGCCCAGCGCTGGCGCTTACCGACGGCCTGCGGGCCACGGGTCGGGCATCGTGGAAGCCCGACGGGTGCCGGGACGTGCTCGGCTGCCGGCGCCACAGCCACCTCGAGTTCCGGGCAGCGGGATGCGGCGGCGAAGACCAGGTCTCGCCAGCCGCAGCCACGTCGCCGGCGGCCGCCACTCCCCGCGCGCTGGTCGCCAGCCGGA CGTTCCAGTGTCACGGTGGCTGGCAAGAGAACGGCCGGAACTACCTCATCACGGGTCTCAAAGGCTCCAAGGATAAATTCTGTTTC GTGTTCTCCGAGGCGGACAAGGTTACCCAGCTGTCCGGCCTGCACGATACTTGTCGTCGCACGGTGTTGCCTGGTGTCACGGGCAACATCACTTTCAACATCAGCGCCGCAG GTGACTGCGACTTCCAGCCGAGCGGAGCGCCGTCGACAAGCCCCGCAGTGTCGTCCATGCCGCTCCTGCTCGCGGCGCTGCTCTGCTTGTGGAGATGGACGCAGCCGCGGTGA